TCGGTGTGGGCATGTTTTCTCCCTTCGGTCTATCTACTGAATGGCCAAAAGGTTGGGTTGGCAGATATATAAACACCTTTGCTGAAATAAGAACCACATACATAAATCCTGTAATTGCGTATAGAGTAAATAACTATCTCTCTTTTGGTCTTGGCCTCTCTTTTGTGAAAAGTTCGGTAACAATGAAGAATGCGATAGACTTAAGTCTCTGGGGGGCGCCGGATGGTATTGCAAAACTGACCGGTGATGGAGATGGAATTGGCTATAATGTTGCTATCACACTAAAATTGCCCAAACAATACACGGTTTCTTTTACATACAGAAGCCCCACGGAGATTAAATTCAATGGAAAGGTACGTTTCTCTACAAATCCCCTATTAAAACCATTCTTTCCAGACGGTAATGCCTCTACAAAAATCACATTTCCATTTGTGGCAGTGGCAGGTGTTTCAAAAAACATAGGTCCGTTAACCATTGAAGGGGATATCCTCTATACAGGTTGGTCCTCGCTCAACAGTTATAAAGTAAAATTTGACAACGGTATGCCTGACCGAGAGGACAAGTTTTTATAACCCCCTGTAATTAAACCTAATCTGTCTGAATCATTGAACAATTCCATGCTATATGTTATCATGGAACATCACAGAAAATCATGTGTTTTAAGCATGGTATGGACACCTATTGGTCACCAAAAAGGGGTGTAAAAAAAGCCTGTGTAAGGTACTTGTTTTAGTTAATGAGTAAAAGAAATAATAAGATTATCAGGATATGGTACCCTCATCCATTTTCCATTGAACTCAGGGAATGGGTCATCGATTTGAAACCAGGACAAATACATAAATTGGTAATCCAAAGGCTTCGAGCACGCACCAATCTCATTCATAAGACAAGGGACATTCTTTTATCAAAGAATCTTAGCCTTGAAGAAGTTGTGGAGGCGATACAAAGCACTATCCATCTCGTAGAGCGTTTAACGATTAAAAGCCCAACTATAGAGGTACCCGAGCAGGGGAATAGACCCGTCAAGCTCCTTTCAGATGAATCGGGAGAAGTTCCTTATTATGGTTCATTCCCTTATGGTCATCCCACTTTCTTAGAGAAGTTTGATCTCGATGTAAGGTGGAATTTTGTGGAGAGGTTTCTCAAAGATTTCTATAATCCTACCCCAAGACACTTACATCTTTTAGACGAACAGGATGATGTTGTGACAGAATTCAAGGTAAGAAAAGATGATGCTGATTACCTGCGCAGCCTACTCCAAAAATGGGAAGCAGAAGAGAATAGAATCCAGATAGCAGGGACCCAAATTAGCTTTTCCCGAAAGACGACCAATAGATTAACTGAAGCCAAAACACCCACAGAACTAAGCTACCTTATCCTCGCTGCTTTCCATCAAACCAACACCCGAAATATTAAAGAGATGCTTCATAGGGCCAGGCAGGAGAAGCAGATCGTAAAATCCTGGTCCCTTTACGATGACTATATCCACGAAGAAAAATCCCCCGTTTCAAAACTAATCGACCTGCTCACATCTTAATCGCCCCCTTAAAAAAGTCACGGGGTACCCCCCAAAAAATAGTGACCTGGTTTCCTTGACGATTTGCATAACCTCATTATAAAAAGTATCCAAATGAGGAGGTTGCCAATGGCGAAGGTAAGGCTTTATACAGGACTTTATGTGTGCCCTACATGTACAGATGAGTATGAATGCACACGCGTCTTTAAAAGGGACCTTGTCTGCCAGAGATGCGGAAAAAGGCTAATTGTATCCAACGGATTAAAGGTCTGGTCGAGACAGTGGCCCACTTCAAGGATGTTAGTAAAACAGAAAAAGCGTGCTGGTGTTTAGATGCTTCCACAGCTGATGAATATCAAAGAGTGTTCAGAACGACTAAGGGTCCCGATCGGGACGCTTAGAAACTGGTGTTCTCAGAAGATGATTCCCTACCTCAAGGTCAATGGTCGATGCCTTTTTGACCCAAGAGAGATCGAAAGATGGCTTGAGGGTTCGGTGCATCGGGAGGAGGACCCTAACGATTATAGGTTTTCACGTAGGGGGGCGAGGGTCACCCATCCAGCCACTAAGGGCCGAACGCCCTTTGCAAGGGCAGAGGTAAAAATAAAAAACCCCCAGGATATGAGGGATCCCAAGGGCAGAGAGAGATGAGCCTCCTTCTTAATCGGCTCATTTTGTTTATACCACGGGGGGCATATTAAGGCAATGAATAATTCTATGACTTACTCCGATCAAAGAAATACAGAAGTTGGCTATGGCTACTTTGCTGGGTATTCTTATCCAGAGCTGTTAGACAAATTCAGAAACCTCCGCGACCAAGGTATTAAGCCTGAAACCATTTTTGCCTTTAATGATGAGAGAGAAAGGAGCTTTGCCCTGTTTAAATATCCAAGGGTAATAAACTCACTCAGGAATGCACCTTCTGTTATCTATTCAAGGAAGGCAACAAAATGAAGGATCAGTACTTCCCCGCTTTTATCGACCAGGTAAAAGAATTAAACGACATCGTCCAGGTCATCAGCACATATATCCCCCTTGATCACCATTTCATGGCCATCTGCCCCCTTCACTCAGATAAAAAACCAAGCCTACGCGTCTACCCCAACACCCAGTCCTTTTACTGCTTCGGCTGTCACGCCGGGGGCGATGTAATCAATTTCATCATGCTCCACCAGGAAATCCCTTTCTGGAATGCCCTCACTTTCCTCGCCGATAAGGTAGGACTAACAGTGCCAACCCCCGATCAAAAAGATTTAACTACGATTCAACAGGACCGAATAATTGAGGACATTTTGATTCATACTGTGCAATACTATCATTCCACGCTAACCCCAGAGGTTAAGGAATATCTTATTAAGGAGAGAATGATCTCCGAGGACATCATTGAAAGATTCCTTATTGGTTATGCAAAAGGAGGATTGAAAAGGCATTTAATTAACACCTGTAAGCACTCCATCGAAGATTGCCTTAAGGCTGGTGTTCTCATCAACGACCAGAATAGCGGTACCCGTGACTTCTTTTACCATCGTATCACCTTACCTTCTTTTAAATACGGAAGAGCCATAAACATTTCAGGGCGCATCTTTCCTGAAGGAGATCCTAAATACATCAACCTTCCAGGAAGACCTATAGATCTCTATAACCAGGATTCCTTACGATCCAAAAAGGTCATCATTACCGAGGGAATCTTTGATTGCCTCCGGGCTGTTCAATATGGGTATCCAGCTGTGGCACTTCAAGGAGCGATGATATTCAAAAAGGAATACCTTAAACTGTTTCAGAATGCAGAGAGGGTTTATGTCTGTCTTGACGGAGACCAGGCAGGAATTGACGGGATGAAAAGGATAGGCTCACTATTAGAAGATAAGGCAAGACTTGTTTTTCTACCAGACGGAAAAGACCTTGATGAATACCTGAAAGAGAATGGCCGGGATAAGTTTCAAGAGCTACTATCGTCTTCTCTAGATCCCATTGAATATGAAATTTCACTCATTCCTGAAGACACAAAAAGGATCGATCTCCATAAGAAGCTCGAACCAATTCTCCAGAGGATCTCCAAGAGGCCAAGGACACAACAAGAGGCACTACTAAAAGAGGACATCCAAAAGAGATTTAAATTAACCAGTAAAGAGATTGATTTATATCGGAGGGAGATTAAATCGGTCCCAAAACATGAGAACAATGTAGAAACACAACATGCCCCTGATGAGGAATTTAAAGCGGTTTTCCCTGGTTTGGTTGACCTCGTGGAATACGAAGGTCAACCAGCTTATCTGATTAAAGAAGTTAAAACCTTTTCAATAGAGAAAAGCGTGGCTATTGATGGGAAGGTCTTCTTCCCACCCACAAAAGATCAGATCCCCTTTTTACTCCCAGACGGGGAAAGGGTGCGTGCATTTATTGAGGATAGCAAAGAAACTGATCATTTGCTTTATGATGATATTTTGGAACAGTTTATAAGGATGTTCGAACTTCCCTCAAACAAACACTACGATCTTCTGGCCCTTTGGCTAATGCATACATATCTTATGGAGAAGTTTGAGTACTCGCCACAGCTTTGCTTTTTCGCAACCGATACCAGGGGAAAATCAACAACGGGTCAAGCCCTTATATATATGGCTTATCGTGGAATTTACGTCGAGAATGTTAGGGAAGCCTTTATTTTCAGAATGGCTGAATATTTTGGGACTACTATCTTCTTTGATATCTTTGACATATGGAAAGACATAAAGAGCAGCCAGAGTGAAGACGCCTTCTTGCAACGTTTTCAGCGTGGGGCTGTCGTACCCAGAGTAATAAACCCAGAGCTTCCTCCATTTGAGGATATACGATTTTTTAAGATATTTGGTCCTACTATATACGCCACCAATGAGGCTACTCACAGAGTAATGGAGGGCCGTGGAATTGTCATCAATATGCCTAAAACTGACAGGGTATTTAAAGAGAAGCCTACCAAAGAAGGGCTACTAACATATAAAGAACGCCTTGTAGCATTTAGGGCAAGACACCTCGATGATGTTCTACCTGATGCTGAGAGCATATCTTTACACAGATTGGGAGATATCCTTGGCCCTCTGCATAAGATCCTAAAGCTGGTCTGCCCTGAAAGGGAACAGATACTTTTGGACCTTACAAAAGAACTTGAGGAGGAAAGGAAGATGAATAAGAGCCAATCACAGGATGCAAGGATCATTGAGGCGATCATAAACCTTGAGTCAACGGTTGAAAGAGGGGAGCTTTCCAATAAGGCAATCACAGAAAAGTTTAACGAAGAATTGCTCGAGAAGTTCAAACTTCCTCCCGAAAGAATCGGAAGAAGAATCAAGGCCCTCGGTATCCCTACCAAAAGGATTTCTGGGGGTAGAATGGCTATCATTTATGATCCGACACAGATACGCGCATTAGCAGAGGAGCACGGGGTTATTTTACCCTCATAACCTTCATAACCTTCACAACCTCCCCTCTTTTAAGTGAAGGAAGTGAAGGAAGTGAAGCAAAAAGGTGCACGCCTAGCCCTTTTCACACACACTTTTCACATGTTCACAAAGTAGGGTAAAAAGGGTCTCGCTCGTTGGTAAGAAACAAGTCTAAACATGGTCTCGCTCGTTGGTAAGAGACAAGTCTAAAAAGACAGTTCTAAAAAGGCAGTTCAACGACAAAGCAAAAGGCGCCTGCGGGCGGCTTGCCTTTCGGGCTTCCAGCCCACGCAGGACAAGCTTCTTGCTAATTCGGCATAGAACAGCCTCAGAAGC
The Pseudomonadota bacterium DNA segment above includes these coding regions:
- a CDS encoding CHC2 zinc finger domain-containing protein — encoded protein: MKDQYFPAFIDQVKELNDIVQVISTYIPLDHHFMAICPLHSDKKPSLRVYPNTQSFYCFGCHAGGDVINFIMLHQEIPFWNALTFLADKVGLTVPTPDQKDLTTIQQDRIIEDILIHTVQYYHSTLTPEVKEYLIKERMISEDIIERFLIGYAKGGLKRHLINTCKHSIEDCLKAGVLINDQNSGTRDFFYHRITLPSFKYGRAINISGRIFPEGDPKYINLPGRPIDLYNQDSLRSKKVIITEGIFDCLRAVQYGYPAVALQGAMIFKKEYLKLFQNAERVYVCLDGDQAGIDGMKRIGSLLEDKARLVFLPDGKDLDEYLKENGRDKFQELLSSSLDPIEYEISLIPEDTKRIDLHKKLEPILQRISKRPRTQQEALLKEDIQKRFKLTSKEIDLYRREIKSVPKHENNVETQHAPDEEFKAVFPGLVDLVEYEGQPAYLIKEVKTFSIEKSVAIDGKVFFPPTKDQIPFLLPDGERVRAFIEDSKETDHLLYDDILEQFIRMFELPSNKHYDLLALWLMHTYLMEKFEYSPQLCFFATDTRGKSTTGQALIYMAYRGIYVENVREAFIFRMAEYFGTTIFFDIFDIWKDIKSSQSEDAFLQRFQRGAVVPRVINPELPPFEDIRFFKIFGPTIYATNEATHRVMEGRGIVINMPKTDRVFKEKPTKEGLLTYKERLVAFRARHLDDVLPDAESISLHRLGDILGPLHKILKLVCPEREQILLDLTKELEEERKMNKSQSQDARIIEAIINLESTVERGELSNKAITEKFNEELLEKFKLPPERIGRRIKALGIPTKRISGGRMAIIYDPTQIRALAEEHGVILPS
- a CDS encoding helix-turn-helix domain-containing protein, translating into MLPQLMNIKECSERLRVPIGTLRNWCSQKMIPYLKVNGRCLFDPREIERWLEGSVHREEDPNDYRFSRRGARVTHPATKGRTPFARAEVKIKNPQDMRDPKGRER
- a CDS encoding outer membrane protein transport protein, producing GVGMFSPFGLSTEWPKGWVGRYINTFAEIRTTYINPVIAYRVNNYLSFGLGLSFVKSSVTMKNAIDLSLWGAPDGIAKLTGDGDGIGYNVAITLKLPKQYTVSFTYRSPTEIKFNGKVRFSTNPLLKPFFPDGNASTKITFPFVAVAGVSKNIGPLTIEGDILYTGWSSLNSYKVKFDNGMPDREDKFL